ggaaaaaacctaaaaaagaaataaaatttgttgAATGTTGTTCTGGATTTGTGTTCATGACTGCATGGTTTTAATAATATCACCCCCGCGCGCGAACCCATAATTCTAACTTCCAATTTTTTCGCTTGCATGCATGTGAGGTTTGTGAAGCTTCTCTTCTTGATAGAAGGAAgagaataatatataatcacaccgtttctttcttatatattatgGCACTGGAGCAGAAGCAGCAGCACTCATGAACAATCTGCATGATCTGAATTGTAACACTCTGGAGCCAAACAGGAGACCTCTTTTAGTTAGATGGATTGCTCCCCTGTTTGGTAAAGCTAAGTTAAATGTGGACGGTGCATCAAAAGGTAATCCTCCACGTGTAGCTGGTTGTGGATGGGTTCTTAGATGCCATTGCGCCttcatttttgctttttcaCGTTGCTTGGACTCTGGAACGTCTAGTGTCAATGCGGAACTATTGGCCTTAAAGCATGGGTTAATGCTCTGTAAAGACATGAATATACACAAAGTGGTGGTAGAGACGGATTCACTGTTAGTAGTGAACTGGCTTAATAACGAGACACAGCCTCCTCTGCAATATCGCGAGCTGTTGGAAGGTATCTTGAAACTTCGTAATGACATGATGTTTTGTAAGGTCAGCCATGTATATCGAGAGGCCAACTCGTTGGCTGATGGACTTGCAAACTATGGTGCACGAGGGAATAATGCATCATTCTCTTGCCCTTCTCAACTTCCTAAGCATTTACTGGCTATTTATGCGCTTGATAGTGCTGGAGTTCCAACCTTTCGATCGATACCAGCTTCAGTCTAATTCCAATCTTCATGTTTTCTGTTTTCCAGCTAGTTTGTATACTTTGATCATGTATTTACTAATACGTACGCTGGATAACTGAATGTAAGAGAGCTTTTTCTTATCCAAAAATGAGCTAGCTGGGTATATAATTCAAGTTTGTGCACATGGTCTCGATGTTTgtgcgcatatatatatgcatgctctTTAAGTTATGTCAACGCTGTGCGCGGCACCATACATCATCCATGTCTACAAGACTGCAAACGAGGCCAATGCAACAAGGACCCATGGGGCTTGTTCCATTAATTGCTTTGGGCTATTTCTGGCGATACACTGGAATCTTGGACCGGCTACTTTGTCGTCGATCATGTTATTGCAGCAAGCTCCAAGCTGCCAACTAATTAAGGAGTTTGGTAGCTAGCTGTTTCAAGCAaaatgatcatattatatatatatatatatacataggaaCACACCGTAAATAGGGGTGAACAAAAAGTTactgacccgacccgacccgaattaCCCGACCCGGTTTTGTTTTACACGGAAACGGAATACCCGTTACCCGATTCGTTTTTAAACGGGTATTACCCGTTTACCCGATTCCGTCTAAAACTCACGATACCCGCTCGACACTCTCTCCCTCGCAGCCGCTCTCCTCCTCGCAAGCTCGCTCTCGCCATCATCGCAGCTCACTCTTGCCgatctcactctctccatcgcaactcAGAATCAAGGTTAGTGAGTTAAACCCATTAATTCTTCTACTTTGCTGTCGTAGATTTCAGCCTCAAAATTTCTGGTATCTgatttagggttttcttctccttctcttttcGTAGGAATGCATAAATATTTTCTCTGTAGAGGTAGAGTTGCTATGATGGAGGTTGTAAtacaagaacaaaaagaaagtcCCTGTGTGTGAAAGTTGGTATCTGGTTTAGGGTTTTATGTTGCTGATGGTACTGGTTCAGTTTATGGATGGCCCCAGACCTTTGGTACCAATTACCAAGCCAGTGACTATTAATCCTAAGTGGGAATTGCTGTATGAATCTCTACGAGTATCAAgaataaatgttttaaaatcttGTGTATCCTTAACAGAGTTTGGTTGTCGTTAGCCCATTATATGGTGACTTTTTGTTTGCTTTAATATGGCAtgatgtgattaaaaaaataaaaatagtgaaaGTTCATTtgacacaaacacacacacttAGTGTTAGACAGAACCCATGATGGGTCCCATGGTTGGGCTTCTTCTGGGGTAGGTGGCACAACAAGATTGTGTGAAAAATGAGCTTGGTGTTGAATTAGATCAGTAAAGTCTCAAACTGAAATTCGAGCTTGTAAGTAAATGTGGGAATTGTTTTTCCTTATGTACagctcaaaaaaattcaaattaaagtctAGACCACTCTGCCAAGAGAAAGGGTGAAGATAGCTATTGCTTTACATATTCCAAATAATTGTATCATTTATTCAAAGAGGAAATATAATCATGTATATTCAAAGAGTCTGATGCAATTTAAGTTTCTGTGGTGGCAATTACCTTCCATCAAACATGAAACGAGTCCCATTTTCTCATTTGCTGTAGCCATTGTTTCCTAGAGTACCCTTTTCTTTGCATTATAAAAAACACAAGGGAACTCGAAATGGAGAACATTTTAAAAGGCTTTCAGTAAAGCCTAACTACCAACTAAATCTATCCATTATAAGCATTTGCATGGTAGAAATGGAGAACATTTTATCTCCTCCTTCCAGTTACACAGCATGCAGTTTCTTGTTCATGATGGATCACTATTCTGGCAGCTGGATTGTACATTCTTACCTGGTTTAGTTTAGTTTCTGTTCTTTTAATATGCCGTTTCAAATTTACACCTTCAAACGCAAAAGGGGTATTTATTAAGGATCTGTTCTAATAAAGCTTTTTCCTGATATcactagctagcatgcatgtgCAATAATGCATGTGCAATAatgctctcttttttttttctgagatAATTGGGTCTAGTTACTTAAAGAAGACTGGAAGTGTAGCATAGgagaatattttcattcaatGAACTATAATTCCCGGTAATGTCCCACCTTTTGTTTTCCCGGTAATCTACCacctttttttcaatttgaactTCAAACTACTAAGCATCAAGTTGCAATCCAAACTGCCACATTTTGGCAATTGGCACCCTTGATCACAATATTCATTAATCTTAACTGTCAAATCTTAACCAAGGGTGCAAATTCCCAAATAGTGATAGTTTGAGGTGCAAATTAAAATGGCAAAAAAGCACAGAAGTGGAAATTTGGaggtgtaatttttttttcccttaattcTACTTTTACATTGGAACAAAGGGATTTCCACATTCTTTTTCTATTGGAGAGACGTGACGGGTAGACAACATAATGTTTATGTGAAAATACTTAAAGCCATTGATATTCCTGCACGATTTGTTATTTTCTTACTTGGCTTACAGCCTTACACTGGCATCCCATTTTGGAAAACATACATGATTGGTTCCTATAAGCCTAGAATCCTACTAGGCTTATAATGTGAGATTTACTGCTatccaaaataataaagatTCGATATATTCCATGCATACAGAGCAGGCAATGCCTTAGTAGATAGCCTTGCTTCCTTCGGTGCAATGAGCAACATGTTAATTATACCTTAATCAGGAGGATATTGCATGACAAAGAAAGCATGCTTTCATTTGCTTTGACATGGCTGATAGAGATTCTTTATTACTCTGGAAAGTGAGGGCCTGCCATTGTTTTGTTAAGAATTTGCTGAAACCTCTTTTGGCTAGATCAAATGTACTAgtcaatattgtaatttttttttttaatactgcAGTTGAACTCTATGGAACATAGTGCTGTTATGCCTTCATCTGGGTCTGAATCAATGCCCAATgtgattcatttggatagtactCAACTTCCAACTTTGGATAGCTCTCTCCCAACAACTAGTCCTCAAGTTCGCCCTCCTATCACAAGAAAACGGGGAAGATCAGATGTATGGCAACACTTTACGAGGATTGAGAATGTCGAGGATCCCAATGAGCCCAAAGCCACGTGCGATTATTGTGGTAAGGTTTTGTTATGTCATCCTAAAAAACAAGGTACTTCATCTTTGAAGTACCATCATCAGACATGTAAAGTCTTTAATGCTAGTGGAGTTGGAATGGATAACCCCCAATCAAAAATGACTGGGGCTAGGAAGACGGGGGTGGATGGTACAACTAGCAGTCCTAGTGTTGGACTTGCTAAGTACAATGAACAGAAAATACGATCGGCGGTAGCTAAAATGATAATCATGGATGAGTTACCgtttagatttgtagaaaaacaaggttttaaagactttatggccgtagttgagcctagatttccaatcccctctcgcattactattatgcgagattgtatgaagatgtACATGTTAGAAAAATATAAGTTGAAGAACATGTTCATGGCATCtgattataagatttgcatcactactgacatgtggacatcaattcaaaatcttaactatatgtgcataacagcccattttattgatgatgattgggtcttacataagaggattatagattttaagaaagttcCTGATCACAAAGGAATAACAATAGGAAAAGAGATTGAGTCATCTGTTCTTGGATGGGgcataaagaagatatttacaatcacagtcgacaatgcatcctctaatactacggccattgattatttgaggaaaattgccAAACTTAGGGGTTGTATGGTATTAGAGAATGAACTTATGCATATAAGATGttgtgcacatattttgaatctcatTGTTCAAGATGGATTGAAAGAAGTTGATAAATCAATTGTCAAGATTCGAAATGCAGTAAAATATGTGAAATCTTCCCCTGCAAGACTTAATAAGTTCAAGTCATGCGTAGAGAAGCAAAATATTACTTGAAGTACTTTTGGACCAAAACTAGCTAATCCAAGAGTAagaccattttttctttttcttttgtttttttttttttttttttttgtgggcatgTTCTTCAATCTTCACTTTCTTTCTTAGCAATAGAGGATGTCCAATTTTAGTatcattatccaattttttgtgggcatgcaGATTACTTGAAGTACTTTTTTGTGGGTCTGGTTTAATTGATATGTATGCCAAGTGTGTTTGTGTTGGAAGTGCTCGCTAAGTGTTTAATAGGATTAAAGTAAGAGATGTTGTGTTATGGAAGTACTTTTTTGTGGGTccggtttaatttttttagttttttttttatgtggatatttacaaacatattttttgtaattcttgGAGTCAGAAGATTAAGAGACTAACATATAcctattttctaaaaaaaaaaaaaaaaaagggtaatcGGGTATTCCGAAAACACGGTGCGGGTCGGCCAATCGGGTAATTCGGGTAATCGGGTAACGGAATGGCCTTGGGTTCGGGTCGGGTCAGAACGGTTAATTTCGGGTCGGGTCAGGTCGGGTGAACAGTGCTAACCGTAAACAatcatggaaaatatttttaattggcCGGACCATGAGCATGATTCTTTGATCTTTTTGCATGATTCCTCCACCCAAGAAGCCTAATTAAGCCGATACGATCGAATACCAACCcaattaattagaagaagaTCCACCAAACCCAAGAGCTGTAGCTCTACTTTCTGGCCTTCAACACAAAGCCTTCCTCTGCCCATGCTGAAACTCGCGAGCCCGTATGTCCCCTCATAAAGCTCCAACAGTACCTCGTGCTGACATGTTGATTCTCTAAGATGGGTTTCAATTTGGGCATTGAACAATGTTAGCTATAGCCACAGGTTATATAAACACTGCACGCTCATTTTGATAAAGATCGGCTTTAtcaatcattacaaaattaaattttatacatagatttcatatttacacatttttttaaaatgaatacaTGATACTTACGTAGCCTGcgactacaaatattattttcttgacTATTTGGATAAATTCAAAATTGCCACACCCAATATCAATTGCTTTGTCGGGACCATCGAAGCAGAGATGGATGAATTTGGGGGGAGttagagaaagaaaattatggaaAGGAAGCAGGCCTTTAAAGGAGAGTGGAATGTCTCACTAATTCGAAATATTTTCAGTAAAGAGGCGGCAGCTAACCAAATTTGTAACATTCCATTAAGTAGTATGGGGGTGGATGACAAATTAGTATGGGGGTCTTCaaaaaaaatgtctattttCTATCAAGAGTGCATACCATTTGGAGGTGGAAAGAAGGTAGGCCTTCAAAAGTGAAAATTGAAGGCATGAGGAGAGGGTTAAAGGCCGGGACAGAATATGGAGGATGAATGTTTCAAGAAAAGTAaagctttttatttatataaataattgtgtatgtatcattactctttgtaaaaatataaatttggaAAGAGAAGAGAGATGCGAGAAAGAGACAAAAGAAtagtgaaataataaataatactcaGCTGAGATagtggctatatatatattaaaataattaaatttcttaaaaaataataataaaaaacttaaagctaataaatttttgtgtgtattttcttaacatttaaaaaataaatgcaatagGGTCACTTTTGGAGTGCAACCTAACATCACTCTTTTAGAAACTGCTAATTTTGACGAATTGGTACGAATTATAAGCAAATGAATAACCTCTATTGtgtgaagaaaacaaacaatTAGATAAgctttatataaattttatcatgatggttattcataaaattaaaaaagaaagtaaaatatatgTGACAATTTTTTCCAGCTTAGATGCATTAATGTAGACAGTTGATCCCATTAAATAACGAGCATCCTACACGTTAACAAAATccattaattctttttttttttttttaaattaagcaCTTTTCAGAATGAATCAATCCTTGTATAAGTTGTAGTGTGCAAGTTTAggacaattttttaaaaaagtaacatctaactaaagaaaataacattattagTTTGAGtagtagaatatttttataatattttattaattaattattattttttaattatcttttattattatttaatattttattattattattattattattattattattatggatcgtgctacagcccccgctgggggctcccgctggggctgtagtgtatttttgtatatgtttttttttaagttgttttttatataattttttttaatattttttaatattttttaaaaaataaaataaatttagaacattattaaaaacactttcttaatcaagaagtaaaaaaaaattattaaaaaatatttcattaatcacgaagtaaaataaaaaatcatataaaaatattttatattttacttcgtgattaagcaagtattttttaataatattataaatttttttattttttaaaaatatttaaaatcattaaaaatatctacataaaaaaaagaattaaaaaatacacataaaaaaatacactagagctccaacgggagctcccagcaagagctctagcattttcctattattattattattcacaagaTTAACTTACTAAGCAAACGCAAtcaatcttttcaaaaaaaatatatatatttttcaaaaaaaatataataataagagtaatattagagagaagttattatagcagtacatattttatattcactGCGTGACtacttctagttgattattctcaatatttacttaaaaaaatatataatttacataatatcatatcatatatacaaaataaatattcttaataataatttcaatctatatttattctaataataataacaacatttTGCTTAGTATTCGCATTTTCTCTTCGGAGAACACCAAACACTCAGCAATCCACCTTAAGAAAAATGGAATCACTCAATCCAAACGACGCCCCCGACGACGTTTTCCTCGACGCTCCCGACGACTTCCCCTTCTACGACTGCCCCTCCTCCCTCACCGCCCAACCCGAGCCCTCCACTTCATCCTccactctctcttctccctctccgGCCGCTTTCTCCACCTCTACCCTTCGCCGCCGTTCCCACTCTCGCGTCGTGGGTTCCAACCACTCAATCTTGGATTCCGATTTCACCCTCGGCTCTGAGATCCACTCCGCCATTGATACGACGCCGAGGTTTCGGATTCATCGGAACCTGAATGAAAGCCAAAATCCCGAGTCTGATCCCAGTCAATTTAGCTCTGTTTCTCAAGCCCAAGCCCAGGGATCATCAAATTCGACCGTAACCACTGAAACCGATAAACGGGCTGAAGTCTCGGCCGCCGAAGCCAACGATCCCTCATCCCACTTTCTCATATACGTTGCCGGACTACTAATCAAAGCAATTAGCTTCCAAATCAATCTCTTCATTACCTTCACAGCACTTCCTCTATTTCTTCTCTACCACTCTTACATGCTCGTCACCAACCCCTTTCAAACAGTGCGTCGCGGTAGAGACTATTTGATCCAGGAGCTCTCAAAATTAGGGCAAACCGTAGGCGAAAGCGTGAGTCCTTTGCTAAACGTCTGGTTGAGGGAGCACAAGTGGGTTTGGAAGGTGGCATTGCGGTGGGGGTGGGGGTTTCTGTGGTCGGTTTACGTTTGCATCGTTTTGTGCAGCCTATTGGTCTCCTCGCTCGTGGTTAGCGGAGTTGTGATGTGGTTCTTGGTGCAGGAGCCGATTCAGATGAAGGAGATGTTGAATTTTGATTACACTAAACCCAGCCCGGTCGCCTATGTGCCCATCGTTTCGTGTGATGGCATTGGTTGTGGCCAGGATTGTAAGGAACAGATTGGAGGGTTCAGGTTTATACCTCCTAATCACAGGTTGCAGGTTACGGTTTCGTTAACGTTGCCGGAGTCCGAGTACAACCGAAATCTCGGGGTCTTTCAGGTACTTGTTCACTCAGGGAGAGTCAAGTTAATCTCTTTTTTGTAGCTTTAGGAATGTTAGAGAGATAAAAAGGCTTTTCAGTTATGTTTTATCAATCAGTCGTTATGAAGTCCAATTTTGTTAGATGTTGGGATAGCAGATTGACTTTTTAGTATATGGGGTTTCTGTCCAGTTATAGTATGGACATGGTAGAGCTTAACCACTGAAGCTCGAATAGGTCTATTGCAATTACATGTTTACATGAATAGAGATTTACCCGtgtttcatttatattttagttgtgtAATTCTCCATGGTAGTTGGTTTGTGTCACTTTATTTCTTCAGTTTCTTTGtcagatgtttttttttttttttttttaccagtaaacaaattttattgatagaattAGACATAGCCTAAGTGCTTTGtcagattgttttttttttttttctttttttttaagattgttATCAAGGAAACTTTTGGTAAACAATATGGGATGTAAAAAGGAGCTTGTGTCAAATCTGTTGGCATTATAGGGTAAAGTTCTAGTGATATTGGCAATTGGGCAAGTGTCTGagtttaatatgttattatattcTTGAATTGGTGGAAAGTAGTCTGAAACTAAAGAAGACACGAAGTGCTTATAATAGTTAAGAAGTTTTAGATGAGATTGAGCCCGATTTTTGAACTCAATACTCTTACAACCCCTTTTGTTATAAAGGAAATAACAAATAGAAAACATATAGAACATTTAATCTATTGCAACAGACATATATCTATGTGTGGACTGTTTAATCATGTTTAAATGGAATGTTGCTATTACAACAAAGCATTAAAGGCTTTGAAAGTTTGAGGGAAGGATGCTATTTATCTCttgagttttttcttctttattgtatagtttcagaatttttccttttttctggAAAATATCTGCCGCTGTAttgtttggtttaattttggtgtctgatatttatataagataaaTGTTTGCTTgactttttttaatgtttttttgaaGATCAGGGTTGGTTTCCTCTCTGCTAGTGGTAAAACCCTTGCCAGTTTAAGCCATCCATGCATGTTACTATTTAAAAGCGAGCCTATCCGTCTTCTACTGACTTTTCTTAAGATTGCGCCTCTCGTCACTGGTTATGTATCAGAATCACAAACCCTAAATCTGAAGTTTAGAGGTTTTACTGAAGGAGAGATGCCTACTACCTGCTTAAAGATTATGATTGAACAAAGAGCAGAGTACCATGCTGGTGCTGGCATCCCCGAAATATACGATGCATCTCTAATCCTTGAGTCGGAACTTCCCCTGTTCAGAAGAATTATATGGTATTGGAAGAAGACTTTATTCATATGGATGGCCATGATGTCATTTATGATGCAGTTACTGTTCACTCTAGTCTGTTGTAGACCTATTATTATTCCAAAAGCAAGGCCAAGGGATAGCTCTGAAGGAAGTAGTGCTGCTCCAAACGGTCCCTCTGCACAAGGTTGAGAAGTGGCTCCTGCAGACTTGATGATTATGGTGGAAAAGGGCCTTATTTCTGATATTGAGCTCAGTGTCTACTAACATAGTCGATTGAAACGGGGTGATGTGGACGCGTTACTAAGGTTTGGGGTTTAACCGTGTAAAAGACATTGTTGCCTTTGTATGCCTCTAGGGTTCcttgtcataaaaaataaaaaataaaaagcattcAATTTCATTTGGTACGAGACCCTAACTCTGATTTTCCACCATTTTTTGTAGCAACCATGACGTGTGATTATGGATGATGTATTTTTATGTCGAAGAAAGGATTAAAATTAACAACCATGTAAAT
This genomic interval from Juglans regia cultivar Chandler chromosome 3, Walnut 2.0, whole genome shotgun sequence contains the following:
- the LOC109020418 gene encoding uncharacterized protein LOC109020418, producing the protein MGSDSMEDSFHEVETTHSEYFADVSYFHNSNFSDRVLMIEIIPDRPDEIDSTLGMDLTRLGYKIVTISSQVLASNLDFFGKWFSNDMMTVLMSNCHRSVNLRMHASEAAALMNNLHDLNCNTLEPNRRPLLVRWIAPLFGKAKLNVDGASKGNPPRVAGCGWVLRCHCAFIFAFSRCLDSGTSSVNAELLALKHGLMLCKDMNIHKVVVETDSLLVVNWLNNETQPPLQYRELLEGILKLRNDMMFCKVSHVYREANSLADGLANYGARGNNASFSCPSQLPKHLLAIYALDSAGVPTFRSIPASV
- the LOC109012675 gene encoding seipin-2-like — protein: MESLNPNDAPDDVFLDAPDDFPFYDCPSSLTAQPEPSTSSSTLSSPSPAAFSTSTLRRRSHSRVVGSNHSILDSDFTLGSEIHSAIDTTPRFRIHRNLNESQNPESDPSQFSSVSQAQAQGSSNSTVTTETDKRAEVSAAEANDPSSHFLIYVAGLLIKAISFQINLFITFTALPLFLLYHSYMLVTNPFQTVRRGRDYLIQELSKLGQTVGESVSPLLNVWLREHKWVWKVALRWGWGFLWSVYVCIVLCSLLVSSLVVSGVVMWFLVQEPIQMKEMLNFDYTKPSPVAYVPIVSCDGIGCGQDCKEQIGGFRFIPPNHRLQVTVSLTLPESEYNRNLGVFQIRVGFLSASGKTLASLSHPCMLLFKSEPIRLLLTFLKIAPLVTGYVSESQTLNLKFRGFTEGEMPTTCLKIMIEQRAEYHAGAGIPEIYDASLILESELPLFRRIIWYWKKTLFIWMAMMSFMMQLLFTLVCCRPIIIPKARPRDSSEGSSAAPNGPSAQG